In Gopherus flavomarginatus isolate rGopFla2 chromosome 1, rGopFla2.mat.asm, whole genome shotgun sequence, a single genomic region encodes these proteins:
- the LOC127043016 gene encoding zinc finger and SCAN domain-containing protein 29-like yields the protein MPPRTKRAPAWTNAELQDLISVWGEEAVQAQLRSRRRNYDTYGQISQSLMRRGHERDALQCRVKIKELRSAYCKAREGNRCSGAASTTCRFYQELDAILGCDPTANPRSTMESSEQGEVGEVVEDGDSEATGVEGDTPESQYTCSQKLFSSQEEASQSQQLEVDGEEETEDRAWVTLTTAARSPASRRLQNLRRNPRKSKEELIKSVMSHYNRESRKTQEWREKMYEWRQSVHEWRQTESRRKELSAKKTTKQMISLLARQTESFESLVAMQTNMYHCNPQPSQSPLPCSPVFPQNNFLQQPVPYYPQLPPTPVRSPTSPDNYNSYPVHSTPITLQHSNPEVQQTLNSDQNRTYSNL from the exons atgcctccacgcaccaaacgagccccagcatggaccaatgcagagctgcaggacctcataagtgtttggggagaggaggctgtgcaagcacagctgcgctccagaaggagaaattatgatacctatgggcagatatcgcagtccttgatgagaaggggccatgaacgggacgcgttgcagtgcagggtcaaaattaaagagctgaggagtgcttactgcaaagctcgtgagggaaatcgctgctcaggagctgcctccacaacctgccgtttttaccaggagctggatgccatacttgggtgtgaccccactgccaatcctaggagcacgatggagagttcagagcagggagaagtgggggaggttgtagaggatggcgacagtgaggctactggcgtggagggagacaccccggagtcccagtacacatgcagccagaagctcttctcaagccaggaggaggctagccagtcacagcagctggaagttgatggtgaggaagaaactgaggatcgtgcttggg tgaccttgactactgcagccagatcaccggcctcacgtaggttgcagaacttgagacggaatcctagaaaatcaaaagaggaattgatcaaatctgttatgagccactacaacagagaaagtaggaagacacaggaatggagagagaagatgtatgaatggagacagagtgtacatgaatggaggcaaacagaaagcaggagaaaagaattgtctgccaaaaaaaccacaaagcagatgataagcctcctggctcgccaaactgagtctttcgagtctcttgtagccatgcagacaaatatgtaccattgtaacccacagccctcccaaagccctcttccttgttccccagtatttccacaaaacaactttctccagcagccagttccttattatccccagctgcccccaacacctgtacgatcacctaccagccctgataactacaattcttaccctgtgcactccacccccattactctgcagcatagtaatcctgaagtgcagcagacattgaatagtgatcaaaataggacatattcaaacctgtga